In Raphanus sativus mitochondrion, complete genome, a single window of DNA contains:
- a CDS encoding hypothetical protein (start codon not determined; orfX): ITYISYEFHFASETILGEVRIRSVWILIGLGLTWFTCYWFPEELISPLASPFLTLPFDSYFVCTQLTEAFSTFVATSSIACSYFVFPLISYQIWCFLIPSCYGEQRTKYNRFLHLSGSRFFLFLFLTPPRVVPNVWHFPYFVGATSTNSLMIKLQPKIYDHIMLTVRISFIPSVCSQVPVIVIRLPEPRGLSLETFTNNRRFLMVFPLLTAALSTPPDIWCQIVARFLISLIIELAIFVASIVQVREEGWTSGMRESGSIEKKKWNEGERLDREKKEE, encoded by the coding sequence ATTACTTATATATCCTATGAATTTCATTTCGCATCGGAAACGATTCTAGGAGAAGTTCGAATCCGTTCCGTTTGGATATTGATCGGTCTTGGTTTGACATGGTTTACGTGTTACTGGTTCCCGGAAGAGTTAATATCTCCATTAGCGTCACCCTTTCTTACCCTGCCTTTTGACTCGTATTTTGTTTGTACACAATTAACGGAGGCCTTTTCGACATTTGTTGCAACGTCTTCAATAGCATGCTCTTATTTCGTCTTTCCTTTAATAAGTTATCAAATTTGGTGCTTTTTGATCCCCAGTTGCTATGGAGAACAAAGGACGAAATACAATCGATTCCTCCATTTAAGTGGTTCTCGCTTCTTCTTGTTCCTGTTCCTAACTCCTCCCCGGGTCGTTCCCAATGTTTGGCACTTTCCATACTTCGTGGGTGCAACATCAACAAATTCGCTCATGATCAAGTTACAACCTAAGATCTATGACCATATTATGTTAACTGTTCGTATTTCGTTCATTCCATCGGTATGCTCCCAGGTACCTGTAATTGTGATCCGTTTGCCAGAACCAAGGGGTCTTTCTTTGGAAACCTTCACGAACAATCGTCGTTTTTTGATGGTTTTTCCGCTTCTCACAGCTGCTCTTTCCACACCTCCGGATATCTGGTGCCAAATCGTCGCCCGTTTCCTTATTTCTTTGATAATAGAGTTGGCTATTTTTGTGGCATCGATTGTACAAGTTCGTGAAGAGGGCTGGACGAGTGGAATGAGGGAGAGCGGCTCGATCGAGAAAAAAAAGTGGAATGAGGGAGAGCGGCTCGATCGAGAAAAAAAAGAAGAGTAG